The Flavobacteriales bacterium genome segment ATCGGCAGGAGATAGGGTCTCCATTTTTCGCTTCACTTCATATTCGAACTGAGCCTTCTTCTTCTCCAGTTTTGCAAGTTGACGTTCTCGTTTTTTGGCAAGCTTGGCCGCTTTCTTCTCCTGCTTTCTTTTCCACTTCTCCGAGGACTCTATCCTCTTTTGCTTGGCTTCTTCCTTTCGTTCAAATTTCTCCAGTTTGGCTTTTTGCCGTTGGTTCTGGAAAAGGATGTTGCCGTTATCGTAATAGACAACCGTTGCCTTCAGGTCTTTGATGCGGCCATTGTTCAGCAAAAGTTTGTCCTGCGCCAATGAAAGCATTGACACCGAACACAGCAGAATGATGATTGCTATTCGTAAGGTCTGCATCTCGAAATAGGTCTTCAAATATATCCAAATGGTATGGCAGAAAGGCCGCAGACGGTCTTTACTTATACAGTAACCTGTGCATAAATTGAACAAAGGTCATCGTTGTGCATTGATAGTGATGGTAAATTTGCGCGACCTTTCAAAAACGTGATGAAACAGGACACATTTGTCAACCGCCACATCGGCCCCAGAGAAGAAGACGTCAACGCCATGCTTGCCACCATTGGTGTTGCCAGTTTGGATGAACTTATTGAGAAGACGATTCCCGCTTCCATTCGGATGAATCGGGAACTGGATCTTCCGCCAGCGATGACGGAAGTGGAGTACGCGGAGCATGTTCAGGCAATTGGCGATAAGAACAAATTGTACCGTTCGTACATCGGTCTTGGTTATTACGATTGCGTGGTGCCGAACGTGATCAAACGCAACGTGTTGGAAAACCCAGGTTGGTACACGGCTTACACGCCTTATCAGGCAGAAATTGCGCAAGGTCGGTTGGAGGCGCTACTGAATTTCCAGACCATGGTGAGTGATCTGACAGGTTTGGAAATTGCCAACGCATCGCTTTTGGATGAGGCAACGGCTGCTGCCGAGGCCATGATCATGCTGTTCAATGCGCGTTCGCGCGATGCCGTAAAACGAGGAGTGAACAAGTTCTTTGTGTCTGCCGATTGTTTTCCGCAGACCATTGATCTACTTCATACACGCTCTGCACCCTTGGGTATTGAACTGACCATCGGTGACCACACGGATGTTCATCTGTCGGATGAGTTTTTCGGTGCGCTGCTTCAATATCCTTCTGTTCATGGCGAGGTGAAAGACCTTTCGGAGTTTGTGGAAAAGGTACATGGCGTTGGAGCTTCGGTGGCCGTGGCTGCCGATCTGATGAGTCTTCTTCTTTTAAAGAGTCCTGGAAGTTGGGGCGCTGATGTAGTTGTTGGCAATACGCAGCGTTTCGGTGTTCCGTTGGGTTACGGTGGGCCGCATGCCGCCTTTTTCGCTACCAAGGAAGAGTTCAAACGCCACATTCCAGGAAGGATCATTGGAGTTTCGGTCGATTCTCAGGGAAATCCTGCACTGCGCATGGCGCTTCAAACACGCGAGCAGCACATTAAGCGTGACCGTGCCACTTCTAACATTTGCACGGCTCAAGCACTATTGGCCATCATGGCAAGTATGTATGCCGTTTACCACGGACCGATAGGTTTGCGCAACATTGCCACGAATATCCATCGGAAAACAGCTGTGTTGGCATCCAAACTGAAGAGGCTCAGCTACGAACTCAAATCAGATGTTTTCTTCGATACCATCAAGGTGATGCCACCAACGGGTGTTACTGTTACCGAGGTAAAGGAAGTGGCCGAGAAGGAAGGGGTCAATTTCCGTTACATCGAGAATCGCGCTATCGGCATCAGTTTGGATGAACGCACAAACGTGGGCGACCTACAGAAGATCTTGGAGATTTTTTCAGGCGTAGCCGAAAAAGACCCTGTTTATGTGAAGCGAGAGGAATTGGATGTGGAAAGTTCTGTTCTCACAAACGAATTTCTTCGAGCAGACGATTATTTGACGCATCCTGTTTTCAATTCATATCATTCCGAAACGGAGATGATGCGTTACATCAAGCGATTGGAGAACAAGGACATTTCGCTGGTTCACTCCATGATCTCGCTTGGTTCGTGTACCATGAAACTGAACGCGGCAAGCGAGCTTTATCCGATCAGTATGCCGCAGTTCGCCAATATTCATCCGTTCGTGCCATTGTATCAGACCAAAGGCTACCAGATCGTGTTCAACGAATTGGAGAAAGCCCTTTGCGAGATCACGGGTTTCGAGGCGGTCTCATTTCAGCCCAATTCTGGTGCGCAGGGCGAATATGCAGGACTTATGGTGATCGATCAATACCATAAGAGTAGGGGAGATGAATACAGAAATGTGGCATTGATCCCTGCATCTGCACACGGCACAAATCCAGCAAGTGCCGTGATGGCGGGTATGAAAGTGGTGGTGGTGAGTTGCGATGAAAGCGGCAACATCGATGTGGCCGATCTGAAAGCCAAAGCAGAGCAGTATGCCGAGAGTCTTTCATGTTTGATGGTCACGTATCCTTCCACACACGGGGTTTTTGAGGAGTCCATTCAAGAAGTTACCAGAATCATTCATGAGAATGGCGGTCAGGTTTATATGGATGGTGCGAATATGAATGCGCAGGTTGGTCTTACCAATCCAGGGCTGATCGGTGCGGATGTGTGCCATTTGAATCTGCACAAGACATTTGCCATTCCGCACGGTGGTGGTGGACCTGGTATGGGACCTATCGGTGTGGCCAAGCATTTGGCTCCGTTCCTTCCCGGTCATGCGGTGGTTCCGATGGGCGGTAGTCAACCAATTTCTGCTGTTTCGGCAGCACCTTGGGGAAGTGCGCTTATTCTGCTCATATCTTATGGATACATCAAAATGCTGGGTGCAGGAGGGTTGAAAAACAGCACGCAATATGCCATTCTCAATGCCAATTATCTGAAGGCAAAATTGACCGGTTCTTATAATATATTGTACAGCGGAAAGCATGGTACGGTAGCTCACGAAATGATCCTTGATTGCCGTGACTTCAAACGAAGTTCAGGTGTAGAGGCAGGTGATATTGCCAAGCGTCTGATGGACTATGGTTTCCATGCGCCAACCGTTTCGTTCCCTGTGGCCGGAACACTCATGGTAGAACCGACCGAAAGTGAATCGAAAGCGGAACTTGACAGGTTTGTAGATGCGATGACCTCCATCCGCAAGGAGATATCGGAGATTGAAAGTGGTGATGCGGACGTGACCGATAACGTTTTACACAACGCCCCGCATACTTCCAAAATGGTGGTTTCGGATAGTTGGAATCATCCCTACTCAAGAGAGAAGGCAGCCTTTCCATTGCCTTATGTCTCTGAAGCAAAGGTTTGGCCTTCGGTTGGCCGTGTGGATAATGCACATGGAGATAGGAATCTGATCTGCACATGTCCGACAACCGAAAGCTATGCGGCTGAGGTAGCATCGGCTTAGGCTGTGTACAAAAGGACTGGCATACTCAGGTTTGATGGCCTTGTGGCTCTATGCGAGTGAAAATTGCATGGACCATTCAAAAAAACACGCCCAAAACCGTGAAAATGTCTTTAGAAATTGGTGTCTGTGGGCTTCAATATCTAACTTAGCAGACTGAATTGTTTAAACTTTAAGTAACATAATCAACAACAAATGAAAAAGATCTATGCTTCTATCATTGGGTTGGCAATTGCGGGATCCGGCTTCGCTCAGAATGCTGCTGTTGCTACTCAGAAATTGCGTGGAGGACACACAGTTGCGCTTGAAGCACCTGTATCAACTCCTTCGGCCGCTGCAACAGGTGACACAATTGGTGGCTATTATTGGGATTTCTCCGATCAGAATGCCTGGGTGCTTGGAAACTCCAGTACTCCAGCTGCAGATTGGGAATTCACAACTGCTGGTCCTACTGGTCAATATTCATCAAGCTACGGCATACTTAACTCTACCACAGCTGCCAATGGTTGGGTGATGTTTGATAGTGATGCCCTCGGAAATGGAACTTACAACGCGTGGATCCAATTGGCCAATTCTGTGGATCTTACCGGCTATGGTTCGGTAGCGGTTACATTCCAACAATTATCTGCAAGATACCAGGAGGCAACATATCTCGAAGTAAGTACAGACGGTACAAACTGGACAACTTACGAAGTGAATGCAAACCAAGCGGTGAACACAGCAAGTTCTTCAGATGGCGACATCGTATCTGTAAACGTTTCAGGTGTTGCTGCAAATGCATCTACTGTTTGGATTCGTTTCCGATACGAAGGTGCTTGGGACTATGCTTGGCAGATTGACGATGTGGCCATCGTAGAAGGAGCTAACTACGACCTTGGCATGTCTAACGTTTGGCACGGAGATATTCTCAACGCATTTGAATATCAGGAAATTCCAATGGCTCAGGCTCAGGAAGTGGTTATCGGTGCTGCTTGTACGAATTTGGGAGGTCAGGCCATGACGAATGCCGTATATACTTACGATATTTCTGATGGAAGTTCTTCTGTTGCTTCCGGAACATTCCCAGCAAGTAACACTTCTATCGATCCAACGGTTACTGATACTACTTGGTACTCAACTGGCTTTACGCCATCTGCCGTTGGTCAGTACACCGTAACTGTTTCTGTTTCTTCAGATCAATCGGATGAAAATTCATCAAATGATGAAAAAATGTCTGCATTCTA includes the following:
- the gcvP gene encoding aminomethyl-transferring glycine dehydrogenase, which codes for MKQDTFVNRHIGPREEDVNAMLATIGVASLDELIEKTIPASIRMNRELDLPPAMTEVEYAEHVQAIGDKNKLYRSYIGLGYYDCVVPNVIKRNVLENPGWYTAYTPYQAEIAQGRLEALLNFQTMVSDLTGLEIANASLLDEATAAAEAMIMLFNARSRDAVKRGVNKFFVSADCFPQTIDLLHTRSAPLGIELTIGDHTDVHLSDEFFGALLQYPSVHGEVKDLSEFVEKVHGVGASVAVAADLMSLLLLKSPGSWGADVVVGNTQRFGVPLGYGGPHAAFFATKEEFKRHIPGRIIGVSVDSQGNPALRMALQTREQHIKRDRATSNICTAQALLAIMASMYAVYHGPIGLRNIATNIHRKTAVLASKLKRLSYELKSDVFFDTIKVMPPTGVTVTEVKEVAEKEGVNFRYIENRAIGISLDERTNVGDLQKILEIFSGVAEKDPVYVKREELDVESSVLTNEFLRADDYLTHPVFNSYHSETEMMRYIKRLENKDISLVHSMISLGSCTMKLNAASELYPISMPQFANIHPFVPLYQTKGYQIVFNELEKALCEITGFEAVSFQPNSGAQGEYAGLMVIDQYHKSRGDEYRNVALIPASAHGTNPASAVMAGMKVVVVSCDESGNIDVADLKAKAEQYAESLSCLMVTYPSTHGVFEESIQEVTRIIHENGGQVYMDGANMNAQVGLTNPGLIGADVCHLNLHKTFAIPHGGGGPGMGPIGVAKHLAPFLPGHAVVPMGGSQPISAVSAAPWGSALILLISYGYIKMLGAGGLKNSTQYAILNANYLKAKLTGSYNILYSGKHGTVAHEMILDCRDFKRSSGVEAGDIAKRLMDYGFHAPTVSFPVAGTLMVEPTESESKAELDRFVDAMTSIRKEISEIESGDADVTDNVLHNAPHTSKMVVSDSWNHPYSREKAAFPLPYVSEAKVWPSVGRVDNAHGDRNLICTCPTTESYAAEVASA
- a CDS encoding T9SS type A sorting domain-containing protein, with protein sequence MKKIYASIIGLAIAGSGFAQNAAVATQKLRGGHTVALEAPVSTPSAAATGDTIGGYYWDFSDQNAWVLGNSSTPAADWEFTTAGPTGQYSSSYGILNSTTAANGWVMFDSDALGNGTYNAWIQLANSVDLTGYGSVAVTFQQLSARYQEATYLEVSTDGTNWTTYEVNANQAVNTASSSDGDIVSVNVSGVAANASTVWIRFRYEGAWDYAWQIDDVAIVEGANYDLGMSNVWHGDILNAFEYQEIPMAQAQEVVIGAACTNLGGQAMTNAVYTYDISDGSSSVASGTFPASNTSIDPTVTDTTWYSTGFTPSAVGQYTVTVSVSSDQSDENSSNDEKMSAFYVTDYVYGHDDIDNITVQISGGSDGNSSPNEFKAAMYYEVFADATLTAVQVAFGSNTSTSSCIVEVFDPANDQSLTNPLITEVYDIQAADISSGSSLVLVDIPLDGGNGVLLSAGGLYLISVGNTGPGESLTFLASDGDADRASLRYGPYGSGGAVDWYTGWSTSPIIRGNFDPTVGIQENEDVTGVQIYPNPVADNLTVRFEAKQDQDFTVRVLNVAGQMVLSSQSKTKAGQKITKNFNVENLAAGVYMVQIQGATASYTQRVIVQ